ctgtccttaccgtcgtcggctggagatgggtaggtggttgcaatcgtggttgggttaccgctggcatcagtggtggtgatgtgggagacaatgtcggtctggacactgccgtcagcgttcgtgaccacagtggttctgtccttaccgtcgtcggctggagatgggtaggtggttgcaatcgtggttgggttaccgctggcatcagtggtggtgatgtgggagacaatgtcggtctggacactgccgtcagacttggtcaccacagtggtgtcaacagagccaggagctgggcttggaacagtggtgacgatggtggtaggcttgccgttcgagtcggtggtggtgatgtgggagacaatgtcggtctggacactgccgtcagcgttcgtgaccacagtggttctgtccttaccgtcgtcggctggagatgggtaggtggttgcaatcgtggttgggttaccgctggcatcagtggtggtgatgtgggagacaatgtcggtctggacactgccgtcagacttggtcaccacagtggtgtcaacagagccaggagctgggcttggaacagtggtgacgatggtggtaggcttgccgttcgagtcggtggtggtgatgtgggagacaatgtcggtctggacactgccgtcagcgttcgtgaccacagtggttctgtccttaccgtcgtcggctggagatgggtaggtggttgcaatcgtggttgggttaccgctggcatcagtggtggtgatgtgggagacaatgtcggtctggacactgccgtcagacttggtcaccacagtggttctgtccttaccgtcgtcggctggagatgggtaggtggttgcaatcgtggttgggttaccgctggcatcagtggtggtgatgtgggagacaatgtcggtctggacactgccgtcagcgttcgtgaccacagtggttctgtccttaccgtcgtcGAATGCAGATGAGGTCATGTTGTTGGAACTAATACTTGATGGCTGAGATGAGATCGAAGTAGGATTACTCATTGTGTCATTAGCTGTTTCGACTGTAGTGATGGTTGATTCTCTACCACCACTAAATGTAGTAGTTATTGTTGTCGTAACCACAGAAGGTTGCGTTGGTCCCGCTATTATAGTTGTATAATATGTAATTGGAGATCCGTTCACATCAACACCCACAACTCTGCTCACAATTTCAGTTTCAGTAGTAGTATTATCGGATTTGGTAATAGTATAGACAGGTGGTGGTGAATATAATGTTGTTGTTCCGATCAATGGCAAGTTATTGCTATTATAAGTAGAGTAAAAGGATATTATTTCGGAAAATCCTAATTCATTTGTAGTCTCATAAGCCTCTGGAACTTTGAATGTGTATAGCGGAATTTCAACACAAGCTTTGCAAATGGAGGGGGCTGATTGTGGTGGCTTACCtttgtaaataaaaaaactattttgataatgattACCTTGGATGTAGTTATCAGgaacaatttcaaataatgtCTCGTTGTAGCCGTTACCGATTGGAACTGTAAAAGTCTGTAAGCCTAAGTATCCGACAGTGAATTTAATAATACCAGTCAGAGAATCATACGTAAAACTCTTAATGGGAAACAACGGGAATAAGAACCCATTCCCATTACCAAAACCAGAGACAGGCATGTTTTGGCCATTACTAACTGCTACTACTGAAGTTGGATCTGACAAGTAAATTGATTGTTGTTGCAAATTGATATCATGAATATTAAATACTGAGTTAGCACCAACAGAAACACATCCAACACCTTGGATAGACTTCTGTAAATCGAATGTAGTGTTAGCAAGACAGATAGTACCCGTGTTGTACCAGTTATTCGCATTATTACcaattttcaattgttgaGGTCTGGCTGCGTTAGTACCTTTGGAGTAAATAATACCGGTGTTAGTCACGGATGTTGCAGAGATATCAAAAGTATCTCCTTGACTAGAAGTGAACATGATGTTACCAGTATTTGTGAAACTACCATCATTAATCTTCCATGAACCAGCAGAGGTACTCAATCtatcatcaacaacaattGTACCATCATTttggaaaacaaaattgacAAACCAATTGTGGTTAGAAGAAATACTAAAACCTTTCAAATTgttattaatataataaagagCGCCCCCTTGATTAACTCTAACAGTCTGAAACATTGAAACAGTATTCATATCTTGAAAGGCTAAGTAAACACCTCCTAAAACAATATAACCGTTACTGTATCCAGTAGGATTATTTCCGTATGTGATAGTGTTGCTTTGAATAACAGCTTGTGACATAGCACTAACAATAAGTAACATCAAGCGGATTATCCAGGACATCGtaattgaaaatgatggATTATCTTTCATTTCAAATGACGATACTGTGGATtactaataatatttttgtatgtcaaaaacaattatcGATATCTCAACCTACCAAATAAAACAACTGTTCGAAGTAGTTGGTTATTTAGTCTTTTATAAAcgaaaaattattaatgtTGCAGTTAATAAGTATTTAAGAGTTTCTTGGAAAGGCAAAAAGGTTAAGGTATGCAACAATTTAGATCTCTTTTATATGATAATCTATTTTTTAAATAACGACAAGGGAACCTTAAATGAATAACTATGAAACTTTAGACAGGAGTTGGATTATTGGTATTGCTATTACTCCATATATTCTATGTACTGTGTTTGAATTCATAATTAATACTCTCAATTGTTGAATGGATTATTTTATATCATCGACAGGGTCTTATGATATCTAGCAGGAAACTTATAGGCTTCTTATGCAGGTATTATGTCAAATCAGATAGTTTGTATTACATATAGAATGTAGAACTCACagtaaatttcaaatttcttgatttctCAATAATTGAGTATAATTGAATTTAATTATgacaataatattatttgcGGATATTCTAGTGTATATGAACTCTTGGTCAAAATTAAGTAATAGCATATCATTCCTCCATTAATTTCGTTGTGgtattcaaagaaatatatcttttatttcttattataATTCTAAAATAATGATGGTCTTGTGGGTTGAGTGCAACGGAAATAACTGGAATATTTGTtcattatttgaagttGACCTTTGGCTTGTCTCGTTTAAGTTTCCTTTGCTTCACCGATTGTGAAATACAAACACATTAGCAGATTCATATAACAGTTTCATGTAAAATAAAGGAAGAACATTAGGAGATGATTGCTTTTGTAAAGCTACACTTTCTGTGACATTCAAAATCCCTCAGGTGTTGATTAAAGATAATACATTACGGTGTGcgaaacaaaaagaaagcagaATTTATAAATTCCCGAGGGATTTACCGAAGTAAACAAGATAATATTGGAAAGCGAGATATTATATCTGCAAATGTTTCATGACATTTTCCGTAAAGGGTTTGGAAAATTCATGATCTAATCCCAAAGGAGGACAATGTCTAGGTCATACACCCCTTGTTATCACAGAGCAAAAATATTGTAATGAcattttgtatttattgCCAGTATGTCCAAAGaacatttctttcaaaaggCTTCCATATGTATGTAAATAGTATGCCCGTTTCATCTTTGTGTAGTCCTTAGGAGCCAACAATATTTAACTAGAATTGTATCTATAAATCTTTTATGAGTAATATAAATTATGATTTATTAGTGtagttttgttttgttgattGAAGAAACAATTTAGATAATAATGGAAACAGTTATAGTTAGCAAATATATACTCGATAGTCTGGGGTTAAATTACTAACATAAATAGGTAATTGAAAGttataaaatattgtaaACTTTATTACAATACATAAACTTCAACAAGatttttttgcatattTGTCTTTGTATTTCTTATCAATTTATTCTTTCTCCTTAATAACTTTCTTAGATTCTTTTACTCAAACTCAACAAATCAATTTCTACAGTTTTCTGTCACCGATCTTACCATTCCCTTCTCAATGAGTcacattaattttttttgtggAATCCACGTTTGGCTCTCATATCACGACAACAAAAAAACCAGAGCACAAGGcattaaataaaaaatgcggtattctttattttcttgcATTAACTATCTACATAGCACGACTTATATTTCCTTGATAAGAGTAACCTCAAATACTATCAAATTATATGCCAACTTGCATTACATATTTTCATGTTCATGCCTAAAATAgataaataaaagaaaaaccaaCACAATATAAATTTTCAAGGTTGTTCTTGTTGAGGGATATTTGAAACTTAATTTTATTGGccaataatcaaaatacaGGTTTATTAGTTGCTTAATTGCTACTAGTCACACTTATGTTGAACCTCAAATGTTCAACTGTAATTTAAAAGTTCAACAAATTATGAAACACTACAAAAGTTGTCTATGAGCTAATGTTCAGACATCATGATCTAAAAACAGTACTGAGATATTCGTCTTTTATCAGTACTGTATTGTAATATAGGTTATGAAAACAGAAATGTGGACACACTTAATTATTGTTTAACCCTATCTTACACACATTGAATACTATACAATGTCAAAGATAGAAAGCAATTTTTTCTGTTCTATTTATTTCGAATTTTGCTTGCTAATTAGTagctttatttttagtGCAGTATATTTAGTATGTAGTTTTCGTTTTTCTAGGTTTACtaattgttatttattaataataataatcaCTATGAGTTCTCTCAAATGAGGGATGTCAATATTGGCAAAAAGTGCCTCGAATACTCTAAGTTTTCGTTATACTATCACTAGCTGTTGGTTACATGAAAGGAATATTTCGCCGTCGCCTTGTAATTCTGACATCATAATCATAACATGAAACTGAATTATAAAGGCTACTAATTCAAATATACGTAAATATTATCAAGTTTAGGCAAATTATGATGAAATTACTGGTTTGGATTTCTGATAGTCCTAAATGGCTAATGGAAAATGATAattcaagtttttttttcttaacAAAAGTGATGCTGATAATACAATCGGATTCTAAGTCCTCTTAACGCAAGAAcatattattgatttttgtGGTACCTTACATTGTACCTTAgtctaatattttatttgtttcatgTTATGTGTAAATATCGAAAGAAAACACTATCAGTTGTGTATAAAACTAatgaatttctttttccagCTTAATATTTAGGAATAACACATAAAAGCATTGTCCACTTTTATTATATCTTGAATTATAACCGGTGGAGTATTATTAGTTTTAAGGGATTTTCGAAGACGTATAATTATCCAttgataatataatatattcatttgTGATTTAATGGATAGCCAgcaattcttcttttgttgaTTGTTGGTCACTTCATCACTGCACAATATTAAACTACCTTCAAACAATTATCAACTCACACTTATATAGGGCTTTATTGCATGACACACAGTATGCTTTTaattagaaaagaaaagatttGATGTTCAAATACTCCGAACAATAATGCAAACCTTTAGGTGTATTTGAATGGCAATATACATTTTCCTCCCATATATAGTTGACTCGGACATTTTGAGGTTgtttttctattatattattgttattcaCAGCTGtgaatattttaattaatttaaGTGCcattaaattttaataaaacTCAAATAAGTTTCCAAAATTACTAACCTGGTTAGTATTATAACATGAGTGAAAAACTCAGACCAATTAGGCAAcaattgtttttcttttgaacaTTGAACTAcctcatcttcaaatatgTTTTCTAATATATGATTTGTCATAATAGCCACAGTTAAACAGCTATATTACCTTGATAAAGTAAGTACATGATTTCTTCTAGAAATCTATAACATATTTAGTAAAACAATAAGTTTGGCACCTTTGCTTAcaataaattttattattcacTAGCAAAGAATAGTAATACAAGTGAAAATCACTGAATAAATAAGGCATTAGGTATTACTAGAAAGACAAACTTCCAAAAAACATTCgatatatttgatatcCACAGTCCGAGTCTATAACAATAGTAAAACAGATTACCACTATTAATTGACTATTAATTTTCTCTGAATAATTATTGGTTCATCCAATAATGTAATATGCAAATTTGTGCTATAAATCgttttaatttttgaaaattgatTAAATGAGTTGTTTAGCAGTAAATTATTGGTGTTGCTCACCTGAAATCTAAAAGTGACgtataaaaataatattctggaaatttataaatagcacttatattttaattacTTTCTCAGGTATCAAGAATCTTTTAAATATTGTGTTTCGTCATATCTTTAATTTAGCACAAACACAGTTTTCAATAACTTAGAGAGTCTGGCCCAAACTGCTTATCAATAATTATAAATGAATTAAATTACTATAATTTCATAGCTGattcaatttttatatattcagTCAATAAAAAACTTTTATTAACGTACAACTTTTCTACAGTTAGTTAGCATTAAATGCTACCATCACAGCACGCACATTTCAATGAGGGCTAATAATCCTTTAATTGGAAAAGTGTTTTGCTTTCTTCAGATCTATCTAAATAGAGGATTATTTAGTCAAGTGAGTAACATACAAAGTAAAATGGTGCACTTTTCCCGAAACTTTTGGGTTTACTACATCCAAATTTTACTAAActcttttcaaaatattcatTGACATTACACAAAAGGAGGTGCTGTTTTTTTAATTCCTCCAGAGATGTGTGTTAGACTACATGTTTATTAGCTACTTGTTCGTTTTGTTcatcaaaaattaatatattaacTACGTTTTCAAATGTCAGTTT
This is a stretch of genomic DNA from Nakaseomyces glabratus chromosome M, complete sequence. It encodes these proteins:
- the DAN4 gene encoding Dan4p (CAGL0M00121g~Putative adhesin-like cell wall protein (adhesin cluster V); predicted GPI-anchor); translated protein: MKDNPSFSITMSWIIRLMLLIVSAMSQAVIQSNTITYGNNPTGYSNGYIVLGGVYLAFQDMNTVSMFQTVRVNQGGALYYINNNLKGFSISSNHNWFVNFVFQNDGTIVVDDRLSTSAGSWKINDGSFTNTGNIMFTSSQGDTFDISATSVTNTGIIYSKGTNAARPQQLKIGNNANNWYNTGTICLANTTFDLQKSIQGVGCVSVGANSVFNIHDINLQQQSIYLSDPTSVVAVSNGQNMPVSGFGNGNGFLFPLFPIKSFTYDSLTGIIKFTVGYLGLQTFTVPIGNGYNETLFEIVPDNYIQGNHYQNSFFIYKGKPPQSAPSICKACVEIPLYTFKVPEAYETTNELGFSEIISFYSTYNSNNLPLIGTTTLYSPPPVYTITKSDNTTTETEIVSRVVGVDVNGSPITYYTTIIAGPTQPSVVTTTITTTFSGGRESTITTVETANDTMSNPTSISSQPSSISSNNMTSSAFDDGKDRTTVVTNADGSVQTDIVSHITTTDASGNPTTIATTYPSPADDGKDRTTVVTKSDGSVQTDIVSHITTTDASGNPTTIATTYPSPADDGKDRTTVVTNADGSVQTDIVSHITTTDSNGKPTTIVTTVPSPAPGSVDTTVVTKSDGSVQTDIVSHITTTDASGNPTTIATTYPSPADDGKDRTTVVTNADGSVQTDIVSHITTTDSNGKPTTIVTTVPSPAPGSVDTTVVTKSDGSVQTDIVSHITTTDASGNPTTIATTYPSPADDGKDRTTVVTNADGSVQTDIVSHITTTDASGNPTTIATTYPSPADDGKDRTTVVTNADGSVQTDIVSHITTTDSNGKPTTIVTTVPSPAPGSVDTTVVTKSDGSVQTDIVSHITTTDASGNPTTIATTYPSPADDGKDRTTVVTNADGSVQTDIVSHITTTDSNGKPTTIVTTVPSPAPGSVDTTVVTKSDGSVQTDIVSHITTTDASGNPTTIATTYPSPADDGKDRTTVVTNADGSVQTDIVSHITTTDSNGKPTTIVTTVPSPAPGSVDTTVVTKSDGSVQTDIVSHITTTDASGNPTTIATTYPSPADDGKDRTTVVTNADGSVQTDIVSHITTTDASGNPTTIATTYPSPADDGKDRTTVVTNADGSVQTDIVSHITTTDSNGKPTTIVTTVPSPAPGSVDTTVVTKSDGSVQTDIVSHITTTDASGNPTTIATTYPSPADDGKDRTTVVTNADGSVQTDIVSHITTTDSNGKPTTIVTTVPSPAPGSVDTTVVTKSDGSVQTDIVSHITTTDASGNPTTIATTYPSPADDGKDRTTVVTNADGSVQTDIVSHITTTDSNGKPTTIVTIVPCTVCSSNADYTTVVTKSNGSVETEVVSHITTTDSNGKPTTVVTTVPCTVCSSNADYTTVVTKSNGSVETEVVSHITTTDSNGQVVTITTTAPCTENNGNGDYTTVVTNSNGSVQTEVVSHITTTDSNGKPTTITTTAPCSNSESHVESQTTSPSMDTTSLVGSENGVSAKTVNDKPNPTSVTEVALSQGTTSNAGYSTDQGSSLEMFAPTGASAVESGNKVSQTQTASIFHGAGSTFKIKFNTILLSTSLTILILLGMA